Proteins co-encoded in one Saprospira grandis genomic window:
- a CDS encoding CBS domain-containing protein → MGEERVRLASSSSKSDMQHFVRQLLQDVQAFETMLEGNWFEDDVLRIGAEQEMCLIDKHYKPACTAMQILEEFHPEWLTTELAQFNLEINLSPQRFEGDALFNMETELRQRLGELAKVAARHDSRLLLTGILPSLRKFDLHMSKLTPKERYAALMHALRKMRGSDYELHIVGIDELIVRHDSPLLEASNTSFQVHLQVRPQDFVKMYNIAQAVTGPVLAMAANSPLLFGKRLWHESRIALFQQSIDNRKSRDHLRDQSPRVTFGHDWLHKSALEIYKEDITRFRIILGTDIEEDSLERLAQKVAPKLKALQVHNGTVYRWNRPCYGISGNGKPHLRIENRVFGAGPTVIDEMANSAFWLGLMEGMSLAHDDITKLMSFDDARDNFIKAAKMGIDSEFTWTGDKKVNARTLMLEELLPMARAGLAHRNIEPEHIDRYLGIMEERVRRHSNGARWILRTFSKFKKETSVDESLTTITAAIYDHQTKSRPVHEWEIPELGQFHQYDPSKLLVEEFMSTDLVTVHQDDIVEYAYSLMDWNDLNYLPVEDEEGHLQGVVTAKSIMRYLSSPQKEEGKTVGAIMQLHPRTVAPQNTITEVMKIMRKEGVKILPVLKNKELIGLISEENFVDMSRRLIDRLSKE, encoded by the coding sequence ATGGGAGAAGAACGTGTACGACTAGCTAGCTCCAGTAGTAAGAGCGATATGCAGCACTTTGTGCGGCAGTTACTACAAGATGTTCAAGCCTTTGAGACCATGCTAGAGGGCAACTGGTTTGAGGATGATGTTTTGCGCATTGGGGCCGAGCAAGAAATGTGTTTAATTGACAAACATTATAAGCCGGCTTGCACAGCCATGCAAATTTTGGAAGAATTTCATCCGGAATGGTTGACCACCGAATTGGCCCAATTTAATTTAGAGATCAATCTCTCTCCTCAGCGTTTTGAGGGAGATGCTTTATTTAATATGGAAACCGAGCTTCGGCAGCGATTGGGAGAATTGGCCAAGGTTGCGGCTCGGCACGACAGCCGATTGCTACTCACGGGGATATTGCCTTCTTTGCGCAAGTTTGATTTGCATATGAGCAAGCTCACGCCCAAGGAGCGTTATGCCGCATTGATGCACGCTTTGCGCAAAATGCGGGGCAGTGATTACGAGCTGCATATTGTGGGGATTGACGAATTGATTGTGCGGCATGATTCGCCCTTATTAGAGGCGAGTAACACCAGTTTTCAGGTACATTTGCAGGTTCGTCCGCAAGATTTTGTCAAAATGTACAACATTGCCCAAGCCGTTACTGGGCCAGTATTGGCTATGGCGGCCAACTCCCCTCTTCTTTTTGGCAAGCGGCTTTGGCATGAGTCGAGAATTGCCCTTTTTCAGCAATCGATAGACAACAGAAAGAGCCGGGACCACCTCAGAGACCAGAGTCCGAGAGTCACCTTTGGGCACGACTGGTTGCATAAGTCGGCCCTAGAGATTTACAAAGAAGATATCACCCGTTTCCGTATTATATTGGGCACCGACATCGAGGAAGACTCCTTGGAGCGTTTGGCCCAAAAAGTGGCGCCCAAGCTAAAAGCCTTGCAGGTGCACAATGGGACCGTCTACCGCTGGAACCGTCCATGTTATGGTATTTCGGGCAATGGCAAACCTCATCTTCGGATAGAAAACCGGGTCTTTGGTGCTGGACCTACCGTGATTGATGAAATGGCCAACTCCGCCTTTTGGCTGGGCCTGATGGAAGGCATGTCTTTGGCCCATGACGACATCACCAAACTCATGAGTTTTGATGATGCTCGAGACAACTTTATCAAGGCCGCCAAAATGGGGATTGATTCTGAATTTACCTGGACTGGCGACAAAAAAGTGAATGCTCGCACCCTAATGCTAGAAGAACTTTTGCCCATGGCCAGAGCGGGTTTAGCCCATCGGAACATTGAGCCGGAGCATATTGATCGCTATTTGGGCATTATGGAAGAAAGGGTTCGCCGGCATAGCAACGGGGCCCGTTGGATTCTGCGCACCTTCTCTAAATTTAAGAAAGAGACCAGCGTAGATGAGAGCTTGACCACCATCACGGCGGCCATTTATGATCATCAGACGAAGAGCAGGCCTGTACATGAGTGGGAGATCCCCGAGCTAGGGCAGTTTCATCAATACGACCCCTCCAAGCTATTGGTCGAGGAGTTTATGAGCACGGACTTGGTCACGGTCCATCAAGATGATATTGTAGAATACGCCTACAGCCTGATGGATTGGAACGACCTGAACTACCTGCCGGTAGAAGATGAAGAAGGGCATTTGCAGGGCGTAGTCACGGCCAAATCGATCATGCGCTATTTATCTAGTCCTCAAAAGGAAGAGGGAAAAACGGTAGGCGCAATCATGCAGCTTCATCCTAGAACCGTTGCGCCTCAAAACACCATTACCGAAGTCATGAAGATTATGCGGAAAGAAGGCGTAAAAATTTTGCCCGTTCTAAAGAATAAGGAGCTAATTGGCCTAATCTCTGAAGAAAACTTTGTAGATATGTCTCGGCGATTGATTGATCGTCTTTCAAAAGAATAA
- a CDS encoding PhoX family protein: protein MKEQNRRSFLQFLGRTGLAVSGASLFTSLESCGEPQHNKGYTETGEKIEPKIEFPFKGLAAKTEDQLLLDEGLEYQILAKWQDEISPKDKFGFNNDYTAYIPLQQGPDLQEGLLWVNHEYLDPLFVHGFARKADPKTKTKEAIDQELYEVGGSILHIQKTADGPWTIKQDSDYNRRLNGFTEIPFDWPEAIAGKKVAMGTFGNCAGGVTPWGSILTCEENYQFYYGESDYSQDAEQPKRIASAYGWEHKYPDNLPEHYGWVVEVNIKSGKARKLVALGRCAHECAQVHEASDGRLVVYTGDDKNDEHIYKFISSQPGSLTEGTLYVANTEKGEWLSLNYEEQPILQEHFKDQTEVLIRLREAAKLLGATPLNRPEDIEFDPQTGNVLITLTNNIPKGDYMGQILKIEEDSEDKTGLKFKAEAFLTGGADFGFACPDNMAFDPRGNLWFTSDISGSKIGKAPYTPYGNNSLFVYHQAEDKVIRVASAPKDAELTGPYFTPDGRHLFLSVQHPGETSPSLEELTSHWPEGGDSMPRSAVVVISGPSLDKLMGYNS, encoded by the coding sequence ATGAAAGAGCAAAACAGACGATCTTTTTTGCAGTTCTTGGGCCGTACTGGCCTAGCTGTTTCTGGCGCAAGCCTATTCACTAGCCTAGAGTCTTGTGGCGAACCCCAACATAATAAGGGCTATACGGAAACTGGCGAAAAAATAGAACCCAAAATTGAGTTCCCCTTTAAGGGCCTGGCCGCCAAAACTGAGGACCAACTCCTTCTCGATGAGGGGCTGGAGTATCAGATTCTAGCCAAATGGCAGGATGAGATTTCTCCTAAAGATAAGTTTGGCTTTAATAACGATTATACCGCCTATATCCCGCTTCAACAAGGGCCAGATCTACAGGAAGGTCTGCTTTGGGTCAATCACGAATATCTCGATCCTCTGTTTGTACACGGTTTTGCCCGCAAAGCCGACCCCAAAACAAAGACAAAGGAGGCCATTGACCAAGAGCTCTATGAGGTGGGCGGCTCTATTCTGCATATCCAAAAAACAGCCGATGGCCCCTGGACCATTAAGCAGGATAGCGACTATAACCGCCGCCTAAACGGCTTTACCGAAATCCCTTTTGATTGGCCCGAAGCCATAGCTGGCAAAAAGGTCGCTATGGGCACCTTTGGCAATTGTGCGGGCGGCGTGACGCCCTGGGGCAGCATCCTGACCTGTGAGGAAAACTATCAGTTTTATTATGGCGAAAGCGATTATAGCCAAGATGCCGAACAACCCAAACGCATCGCCTCCGCCTATGGCTGGGAACATAAGTATCCCGATAATTTGCCCGAGCATTATGGCTGGGTGGTCGAGGTGAATATTAAGAGCGGAAAAGCCCGCAAGTTGGTGGCCCTGGGCCGCTGTGCCCATGAATGCGCTCAGGTGCATGAGGCCTCCGATGGCCGCCTAGTGGTCTATACCGGCGATGACAAAAATGATGAACATATCTATAAGTTTATTAGCAGCCAACCCGGTAGCCTGACCGAAGGAACCCTTTATGTGGCCAATACCGAAAAAGGCGAGTGGCTATCCCTCAACTATGAGGAGCAACCCATTTTGCAAGAGCATTTTAAGGACCAAACGGAGGTCCTTATCCGTCTGCGAGAGGCCGCCAAACTCTTGGGCGCTACCCCACTCAATCGCCCCGAGGATATTGAGTTTGATCCCCAAACGGGCAATGTGCTCATCACGCTCACCAATAATATTCCCAAGGGAGATTATATGGGCCAAATTCTCAAGATTGAAGAAGATTCAGAAGATAAAACAGGCCTTAAATTTAAGGCAGAAGCCTTTTTGACTGGTGGGGCGGACTTCGGTTTTGCCTGCCCCGATAATATGGCCTTTGATCCCAGAGGCAACCTTTGGTTTACCTCCGATATCTCTGGCAGCAAGATCGGCAAGGCCCCCTATACGCCCTATGGCAACAATAGTTTGTTCGTCTATCATCAGGCCGAGGACAAGGTGATTCGGGTCGCTTCTGCCCCCAAAGATGCCGAGCTCACTGGCCCTTACTTCACCCCCGACGGTCGCCACCTCTTCCTGAGTGTGCAGCATCCCGGAGAGACCAGCCCTAGCCTAGAGGAACTCACGAGCCATTGGCCAGAAGGCGGCGATAGTATGCCCCGCTCTGCCGTGGTGGTTATTAGTGGCCCCTCCCTCGATAAGTTGATGGGCTATAATAGCTAG
- a CDS encoding gliding motility-associated C-terminal domain-containing protein, protein MLFSAGDAQASHIVGGDVYYTCLGNNQYQVTFQLYRDCDGISMPTSLSVSLTAPNCGLAEPNITFNAGSRFGDEITPVCPDELPNTTCGGAGTIQGTQVYEYTATVTLPSACDSWVVSWNTCCRNSNITNGDNAGSQSMAIQTTINNTNGLCNNSPRFTSLPTPYICAGQPFTFNHGAIDVDGDSLIYEMITPFQTGPADPYIFQGGATAAQPFFTTPANGMVFNTNTGQMTFTPSIAQTSVAAVRVYEVRNGDTISTIMRDMQVVVLNNCTNTGVNNTEPIVSGGGTYDTTNRTFVTCQCDTLEFQITAVDPDGDTLSLDPNNSNIGTVFGPANFSIFQFNPDPNRPDSLELYVQIRTCNAQIGVNNFTIAVTDNACPIPLPAYLGFSLVIPGVNVTASDTSICAGVAQDIQLGAQTFSLGPGGSVAGSFNWVQIAGPTAPLSDDTIRNPIASVPASTVAGDVVTYEVQFITTPDPVTGASCITTDTVSIALVDLPLDVTSLASDTSLCQNGQPNALNFTTNATGPGIDLINGNWTWTSSPATRVNDLSATNVASPTGSLVGAPGDSVTYYVEYAYGACVGSDTIGLKFRTGIPDITPATDTICPGDTVVLAMNYGTGSGGMSSGACGPNPGPCGGPQQQVTVGTATTTSDQPFRGFFEDSRFQMIIPASELLAAGVQPGLLNDMTLNVVAKGSSLPFSNFTVSLACTTLTSIPSGATAFLPNPSATVVYSGTYTTAAGANLIPFSSPYEWDGTSSLLVEFCFDNGNWTSDDDVAAETTPYVSAIGDFADGVSGCLPGSLGTPTTTSVRPVVTFSNCILQPLLVYDWSPNIAIINDSTDSPSVFPAGTTTYYGTVIEAGCPMVDSTEIVINSTIPAPVVSCGNPTNYTSEILFEWSGSAGATGWEYSLDSGATWVAVPLAQDSVLVTGFRDGECFQIQVRALGGAGLCPDNAATLFTCCTTPCVNPTQVSTVSSMDISCYQANDGMIQLLGTQGDLGPNYDFTLYNAADSQIAFVNTPDTASFSGLMPDTYYAVAYDSFGCVAYSDTITIAEPTEFIASLDSVIGTSCWNTVDGAAQVSAVGGTAPYGFQWDANAASQTTAIAINLPLGTYTVTATDANGCQSVVNNINVFGPFAQAPTVTVNITDATGCPADGSIEITAVQSMAGDPVPGNPNSLDYQWSNGATAVNTISNLTPGTYSLTITDQNGCTFTDSYTVGGSTVNIDNANVNSPVCGLDNGNIDLTVSGDNSYTFVWSNGASSEDLSDLSIGTYSVTVTGAGGCQDSATFNLVGGTIEARVVAREEQICVGASNGFYDIEVNSVSSGSNQITYLWSNGETTQDVSNLSAGTYSVTVTLDGGVCETSLNGLVVLEDDPEVAIDVTNCEDLAANVQGGWPDSSGVFTYSYLWSTGDTVTNLNGVTEGTYTLTATDVNGCSATATAEVRYPVIAPYIVSPSVQDTSMPIGSTIDIAAGTAGAETGVSYVWSPASDVADANAYQTTVTTLDTTQNPLAFVIVADNGSCQSTDTLYLNLLPVQFSGFANAFTPNNDGENDSFRPLPYRLSDNVEVVEFKVYNRWGQVVFDGDNNDPREGWDGTLNGELQARDVYIYVFSYQYPGGEVQTVRGQVTLLR, encoded by the coding sequence TTGCTATTTTCGGCAGGAGATGCGCAAGCCAGCCACATTGTTGGTGGGGACGTCTACTATACCTGTCTGGGGAACAACCAGTATCAGGTAACATTTCAGCTATACCGAGATTGCGATGGTATTTCTATGCCTACCAGTTTATCGGTAAGTTTAACGGCGCCAAACTGTGGTTTGGCGGAGCCCAACATCACCTTTAATGCGGGAAGTCGTTTTGGTGATGAGATCACCCCTGTTTGTCCAGATGAGTTGCCTAACACCACTTGTGGTGGTGCGGGTACTATTCAGGGTACGCAGGTTTATGAGTACACGGCTACGGTCACCTTGCCTTCGGCTTGTGATTCTTGGGTAGTGTCTTGGAATACCTGTTGTCGGAACAGTAACATTACTAATGGAGACAATGCTGGCAGCCAGTCGATGGCCATTCAGACAACCATTAACAACACAAATGGGCTTTGTAACAACTCGCCTCGATTTACCTCTTTGCCTACGCCTTATATTTGTGCTGGGCAGCCCTTTACCTTTAACCATGGGGCGATTGATGTAGATGGAGACTCTTTGATTTATGAGATGATCACGCCTTTCCAGACTGGTCCTGCTGATCCTTATATTTTTCAAGGGGGAGCTACTGCGGCTCAGCCTTTCTTTACTACACCGGCCAACGGTATGGTATTTAATACCAACACGGGGCAGATGACCTTTACGCCTAGTATTGCCCAGACCTCTGTGGCTGCGGTAAGAGTTTATGAGGTGCGTAATGGCGATACCATTAGTACGATTATGCGTGATATGCAAGTGGTGGTATTGAACAACTGTACGAATACAGGGGTAAACAATACAGAGCCTATTGTATCGGGTGGGGGAACCTATGATACCACTAACCGTACCTTTGTTACTTGTCAGTGTGATACCCTAGAGTTTCAGATTACAGCTGTAGACCCTGATGGCGATACGCTTTCTTTGGATCCGAACAACTCAAATATTGGGACTGTATTTGGACCTGCTAACTTTAGCATTTTCCAGTTTAATCCTGATCCTAACCGCCCTGACTCTTTGGAGCTCTATGTACAGATTCGTACTTGTAATGCTCAAATTGGGGTAAATAACTTTACCATTGCGGTAACGGATAATGCTTGTCCCATTCCGCTTCCGGCTTACCTTGGCTTTAGCCTAGTGATTCCTGGGGTAAATGTTACGGCTAGTGATACTTCTATTTGTGCTGGTGTGGCTCAAGATATTCAGTTAGGTGCACAGACCTTCTCTTTGGGCCCAGGGGGCTCTGTAGCAGGTAGCTTTAACTGGGTACAGATTGCTGGACCTACGGCTCCACTTAGCGATGATACTATTCGTAACCCCATTGCTAGTGTTCCTGCTTCTACAGTAGCTGGTGATGTAGTTACTTATGAGGTACAGTTTATCACTACTCCTGACCCCGTTACTGGAGCCAGCTGTATTACTACGGATACGGTAAGTATTGCTTTGGTTGACTTGCCACTAGATGTGACAAGCTTGGCCTCTGACACTTCACTTTGTCAGAATGGTCAGCCCAATGCCTTGAACTTTACCACCAATGCAACTGGACCTGGTATTGACTTAATCAATGGTAACTGGACTTGGACCTCTTCTCCAGCTACTCGAGTGAATGACCTTAGCGCAACAAATGTCGCTAGTCCTACAGGCTCATTAGTAGGTGCTCCTGGCGACTCGGTTACTTACTATGTAGAATATGCTTATGGAGCTTGTGTGGGTAGTGATACTATTGGCTTGAAGTTCCGCACGGGTATTCCCGATATTACTCCCGCTACAGATACTATTTGTCCTGGCGATACAGTTGTATTGGCCATGAACTATGGTACAGGTTCTGGCGGAATGAGTTCTGGCGCTTGTGGACCTAATCCTGGTCCTTGCGGTGGCCCTCAACAACAGGTTACTGTTGGTACGGCGACAACTACCTCTGACCAGCCTTTCCGTGGCTTTTTTGAGGATAGTCGTTTTCAGATGATTATTCCCGCTAGCGAATTGTTGGCTGCTGGGGTACAACCTGGCCTACTTAACGATATGACACTAAATGTAGTGGCTAAGGGAAGCTCACTACCTTTTAGTAACTTTACTGTTTCTTTGGCCTGTACTACCCTAACTTCTATTCCTTCAGGGGCAACAGCTTTCCTACCCAACCCTAGCGCTACGGTTGTTTACAGCGGTACTTATACCACTGCTGCAGGAGCTAACCTAATTCCCTTTAGCAGCCCTTACGAATGGGATGGTACTTCTAGCCTATTGGTGGAGTTCTGCTTTGATAACGGTAACTGGACTTCTGATGATGATGTGGCCGCAGAAACGACTCCATATGTCTCTGCAATCGGTGATTTTGCCGATGGAGTGAGTGGCTGTCTTCCTGGTTCTTTGGGTACACCCACAACAACTTCTGTTCGTCCAGTAGTTACCTTTAGCAACTGTATCCTTCAGCCGCTATTGGTTTATGACTGGTCGCCTAATATTGCCATCATCAATGATTCTACAGATTCTCCTTCGGTCTTTCCTGCTGGTACGACCACCTACTACGGTACGGTGATCGAAGCGGGTTGCCCTATGGTAGACTCTACAGAGATTGTCATCAACTCTACTATTCCCGCTCCTGTGGTAAGCTGTGGTAACCCCACAAATTACACCAGTGAAATTCTCTTTGAATGGAGCGGTTCTGCTGGCGCTACTGGCTGGGAATATAGCCTAGATTCTGGCGCTACTTGGGTAGCTGTTCCTTTGGCTCAAGACAGTGTATTGGTCACTGGCTTCCGCGATGGAGAATGCTTCCAAATTCAAGTTCGTGCCCTAGGTGGTGCTGGACTTTGCCCCGATAATGCCGCTACCCTATTTACTTGCTGTACAACTCCTTGTGTGAATCCCACTCAGGTCTCTACAGTGAGCAGCATGGATATTAGCTGCTACCAAGCCAATGATGGTATGATTCAACTATTGGGTACACAAGGTGACTTGGGCCCCAATTACGACTTTACCCTCTATAATGCTGCCGATAGCCAAATTGCTTTCGTCAATACTCCCGATACCGCTAGCTTCTCTGGCCTTATGCCCGATACTTACTATGCGGTGGCTTACGACTCTTTCGGTTGTGTAGCTTACTCGGATACAATTACTATTGCCGAGCCTACTGAGTTTATCGCTAGCCTCGACTCTGTTATTGGTACTTCTTGCTGGAACACTGTAGACGGTGCCGCTCAAGTAAGTGCTGTTGGCGGTACTGCTCCTTATGGCTTCCAATGGGATGCTAATGCAGCTAGCCAAACTACAGCAATTGCGATTAACTTGCCTTTGGGCACTTATACAGTTACCGCTACTGATGCCAATGGCTGTCAGTCTGTAGTCAATAATATCAATGTATTTGGTCCTTTTGCTCAAGCCCCCACCGTTACTGTAAATATTACAGACGCTACAGGCTGCCCCGCCGATGGATCTATCGAAATTACCGCCGTTCAGTCTATGGCTGGTGACCCCGTTCCTGGTAACCCCAACTCTTTGGATTACCAATGGAGCAATGGCGCAACTGCTGTTAATACAATCTCTAACTTGACGCCCGGTACCTATAGCCTAACGATTACAGATCAAAATGGCTGTACCTTTACCGATAGCTATACCGTTGGAGGCTCTACCGTAAATATTGATAATGCCAATGTGAATAGCCCCGTTTGTGGTCTAGATAATGGTAATATCGACTTGACGGTCTCTGGCGATAATAGCTATACTTTCGTTTGGTCTAATGGCGCTAGCTCTGAAGACCTCTCTGACCTCTCTATCGGTACTTACTCTGTTACTGTTACTGGTGCAGGTGGATGCCAAGATAGCGCTACCTTCAACCTTGTCGGTGGAACCATCGAAGCCCGCGTAGTCGCTCGTGAAGAGCAAATCTGTGTTGGCGCTAGCAACGGTTTCTACGATATCGAAGTGAACTCTGTTAGCTCTGGATCTAACCAAATCACTTACCTCTGGTCTAATGGAGAAACGACCCAAGATGTAAGCAACCTCTCTGCAGGTACTTACTCGGTAACGGTTACCCTAGATGGTGGCGTTTGCGAAACTAGCCTCAATGGCCTAGTGGTCCTAGAAGATGATCCCGAAGTAGCTATCGATGTGACTAACTGTGAAGACCTTGCCGCTAATGTTCAAGGTGGATGGCCCGATAGCTCTGGCGTATTTACTTACAGCTACCTATGGAGCACTGGCGACACAGTGACTAACCTCAATGGCGTTACTGAAGGTACTTATACCCTTACCGCTACAGATGTGAACGGTTGCTCTGCTACCGCTACTGCCGAGGTTCGCTACCCTGTTATCGCTCCTTATATTGTAAGTCCTAGCGTTCAGGATACAAGCATGCCTATCGGTAGCACAATCGATATCGCCGCTGGTACCGCAGGCGCAGAAACTGGTGTAAGCTATGTTTGGTCTCCCGCCTCTGATGTGGCCGATGCCAACGCTTACCAAACTACCGTAACAACTCTAGATACTACGCAAAATCCTTTGGCTTTCGTTATCGTTGCCGACAATGGATCTTGCCAATCTACGGATACGCTTTACCTCAACCTTCTACCTGTCCAATTCTCTGGATTTGCCAATGCGTTCACGCCTAACAATGATGGAGAAAACGATAGCTTCCGTCCATTGCCTTACCGCTTGAGCGATAATGTAGAGGTTGTCGAGTTTAAGGTCTACAACCGCTGGGGACAAGTTGTTTTTGATGGCGACAATAACGATCCTCGCGAGGGTTGGGACGGTACCCTCAATGGCGAATTGCAAGCCCGCGATGTTTATATCTACGTATTCTCTTACCAATATCCTGGTGGAGAAGTACAAACTGTTCGTGGCCAAGTGACGCTTCTCCGTTAA
- the aroQ gene encoding type II 3-dehydroquinate dehydratase yields the protein MKDLLIMNGPNLNLLGKREPEVYGSANFEEILDQIKADMGELLLPYRLHYFQSNHEGALLDQLHAVGFDYLGIVFNPGAYAHTSIALADAVRGISRPVIEVHLSNVHQREEYRRHSYLAEAAVGVISGLGWRGYALGLRYLIEQFGQKI from the coding sequence ATGAAAGACTTATTGATAATGAATGGGCCCAACCTCAATTTACTGGGGAAGCGAGAGCCCGAAGTATACGGTTCGGCAAACTTTGAGGAGATACTGGACCAAATAAAAGCCGATATGGGTGAGCTCTTGCTCCCCTATCGGCTGCATTATTTCCAATCGAATCATGAGGGGGCCCTTTTGGACCAGCTACATGCCGTTGGCTTTGATTATTTAGGCATTGTCTTTAATCCGGGTGCCTATGCCCATACCTCTATTGCCTTGGCCGATGCGGTTCGGGGGATTAGTCGGCCGGTAATAGAAGTGCACCTCTCCAATGTTCATCAGCGGGAAGAATACCGGCGACATTCCTATTTAGCAGAGGCGGCCGTAGGCGTTATTTCTGGATTGGGTTGGCGGGGCTATGCCTTGGGCCTGCGTTACTTAATCGAGCAATTCGGCCAGAAAATCTAG
- a CDS encoding vWA domain-containing protein — MKSYFLPLALISFLFLGQSCEQSKLSGAKEAEMMTQSRSSLKEEIAAVTEEATGEVVEPEEPESALMDSTTVNLPDQNTEEYGKIIENPFLGAKDNPLSTFSIDVDNAAYSNVRRYLSEWNQLPPNGAVRLEEMINYFDYDYPQPTGEHPFSVNMELSQAPWAQEHQLLHIGLQGKDLNYDELKPSNLVFLIDCSGSMSSDNKLPLLKQGLKMLLSQLDDKDKVAIVAYAGAAGLVLPSTPASQANKILSALDRLEAGGSTAGGQGIELAYKTAQEALIEGGNNRVILATDGDFNVGPSSSSDLVDLITEKRKLDIYLTICGFGMGNYKDDSMEQISNAGNGNYFYIDNEKEAKKVFVREMRANMFSIAKDVKIQIEFNPQLVKAYRLVGYENRLLKAEDFDDDTKDAGELGAGHTVTAIYEIIPQGSASTQKVTQHPALKYQDAPSIKNNSSDLMTLKLRYKPLDSDKSKLLEFNLNKDAAVEQTSDNFRFSAAVAAFGMLLRDSEFKGTANFDKVKNWALSAKGQDPNGDRAELVKLIQLAAQIKSNAAAQNN; from the coding sequence ATGAAATCCTACTTTTTGCCCCTGGCCCTCATCAGCTTTTTGTTTTTGGGCCAAAGCTGTGAACAATCTAAACTCTCTGGAGCCAAAGAGGCCGAAATGATGACCCAATCCCGCTCTTCCCTCAAAGAAGAAATAGCCGCCGTTACCGAAGAAGCCACTGGCGAAGTCGTCGAGCCAGAAGAGCCAGAGTCCGCTCTTATGGATAGTACAACGGTCAACCTCCCCGATCAAAATACCGAAGAGTATGGCAAAATTATCGAAAACCCCTTCCTTGGGGCCAAAGATAATCCCCTCTCTACCTTTTCTATTGATGTAGATAATGCCGCCTATAGCAATGTCCGCCGCTACCTAAGCGAATGGAACCAACTTCCCCCCAATGGAGCCGTCCGCCTAGAAGAAATGATCAATTATTTTGATTATGATTATCCCCAACCCACTGGCGAACATCCCTTCTCTGTAAATATGGAGCTCAGCCAAGCTCCCTGGGCCCAAGAACATCAGCTTTTGCATATTGGCCTACAAGGGAAAGACCTCAACTATGATGAACTCAAGCCCTCTAATTTGGTCTTTTTGATTGACTGCTCTGGCTCTATGTCTAGCGACAATAAACTCCCCCTACTCAAACAAGGCCTCAAAATGTTGCTCTCTCAATTAGATGATAAGGATAAGGTGGCTATTGTGGCCTATGCGGGAGCCGCAGGTTTGGTCCTGCCCTCTACCCCCGCTAGCCAAGCCAATAAAATTCTTTCAGCCCTCGATCGCCTAGAAGCTGGCGGCTCTACCGCTGGTGGACAAGGAATTGAGCTGGCCTATAAAACAGCCCAAGAAGCCCTGATTGAAGGGGGAAACAACCGAGTGATCCTTGCTACCGATGGCGATTTTAATGTTGGCCCCTCTAGTAGCTCTGATTTGGTGGATCTGATTACCGAAAAACGCAAACTGGATATCTACCTCACGATCTGCGGCTTTGGTATGGGCAATTATAAGGATGATAGCATGGAACAGATCTCGAATGCAGGCAATGGCAATTATTTCTATATCGATAATGAAAAGGAGGCCAAAAAGGTCTTTGTGCGAGAAATGCGCGCCAATATGTTTAGCATCGCCAAGGATGTGAAGATCCAAATTGAATTTAACCCACAATTGGTGAAGGCTTACCGCCTAGTGGGCTATGAAAACCGCCTGCTCAAAGCCGAAGACTTTGATGATGATACCAAGGATGCAGGCGAGTTGGGCGCTGGACATACCGTTACGGCCATCTATGAAATTATTCCCCAAGGTTCGGCCTCTACCCAAAAAGTAACTCAACACCCCGCACTCAAGTACCAAGATGCCCCAAGCATCAAAAATAATAGTAGCGACCTCATGACGCTTAAGCTGCGCTACAAACCTCTGGATAGCGACAAAAGCAAACTCCTAGAGTTTAATCTCAATAAGGATGCTGCCGTAGAGCAAACCTCCGATAACTTCCGCTTCTCGGCCGCAGTGGCTGCCTTTGGTATGCTGCTCCGAGATTCAGAGTTTAAGGGAACAGCCAATTTTGATAAGGTGAAAAATTGGGCCCTCTCTGCCAAAGGCCAAGACCCCAATGGCGACCGTGCCGAGCTGGTGAAATTGATCCAGTTGGCCGCCCAAATAAAAAGTAATGCCGCGGCCCAAAATAATTAA